Proteins encoded within one genomic window of Polaribacter sp. NJDZ03:
- the purH gene encoding bifunctional phosphoribosylaminoimidazolecarboxamide formyltransferase/IMP cyclohydrolase, with product MSTSKTIKSALISVFHKDGLEPVVKKLNELNVTIYSTGGTEKFIKDLGINVIPVDEVTSYPSILGGRVKTLHPKVFGGILNRQDNESDVAELAEFNIPQIDLVIVDLYPFEKTVASGAPEQDIVEKIDIGGISLIRAAAKNFKDTVIVSSMDQYEGFLNTLSEGNGETTIAERKKLAAKAFNISSHYDTAIFNYFNEDEIVYKASEQNANVLRYGENPHQKGYFFGDLEAMFDKLHGKELSYNNLLDVDAAVNLIQEFKGEAPTFAILKHNNACGFAQRDTISEAYTDALAGDPVSAFGGVLIANTEIDKETAEKIHTLFCEVVIAPSFSDEALAILKGKKNRIILIQKDVALPTSTVRTCLNGSLVQDKDSITDQLSDLKYVTNNKPTQSELDDLLFASKLCKNTKSNTIILVKNKQLLAGGTGQTSRVDALNQAIEKANSFKFDLNGCVMASDAFFPFPDCVEIADNAGIKSVIQPGGSIKDQLSIDYCNEHNISMVMTGTRHFKH from the coding sequence ATGAGCACTTCAAAAACAATTAAATCCGCATTAATTTCGGTATTTCACAAAGATGGTCTAGAACCAGTTGTAAAAAAATTAAATGAATTAAATGTAACTATCTACTCTACAGGTGGTACAGAAAAATTCATTAAAGATTTAGGAATCAATGTAATTCCGGTAGACGAGGTTACTTCTTACCCATCTATTCTTGGTGGAAGAGTTAAAACACTACACCCTAAAGTTTTTGGAGGTATTCTTAACAGACAAGACAATGAAAGCGATGTTGCTGAATTGGCAGAATTTAATATTCCGCAAATAGATTTAGTAATTGTAGATTTATATCCGTTTGAAAAAACAGTTGCTTCTGGAGCACCAGAACAAGATATTGTAGAAAAAATTGATATTGGAGGAATCTCTTTAATTAGAGCTGCTGCAAAGAATTTTAAAGACACGGTTATTGTTTCTTCTATGGACCAGTATGAAGGCTTCTTAAATACACTTTCTGAAGGGAATGGAGAAACTACAATTGCTGAAAGAAAAAAATTAGCTGCAAAAGCATTTAATATTTCTTCTCATTACGATACTGCTATTTTTAACTATTTTAATGAAGATGAAATAGTTTATAAAGCAAGTGAACAAAATGCAAACGTTTTACGTTACGGAGAAAACCCTCATCAAAAAGGATATTTCTTTGGAGACTTAGAAGCAATGTTTGATAAACTTCACGGAAAAGAATTAAGCTACAATAATTTATTAGATGTAGATGCTGCTGTAAATTTAATTCAAGAATTTAAAGGAGAAGCACCAACTTTTGCTATTTTAAAACATAACAATGCTTGTGGTTTTGCACAAAGAGACACAATTAGTGAAGCGTATACAGATGCTTTAGCAGGAGATCCTGTATCTGCTTTTGGTGGTGTATTAATTGCTAATACAGAAATAGACAAAGAAACTGCAGAAAAAATTCATACTTTATTTTGCGAGGTTGTAATTGCTCCTTCTTTTTCTGATGAAGCATTAGCTATCTTAAAAGGAAAGAAAAACAGAATTATCTTAATTCAGAAAGATGTTGCATTGCCGACATCAACTGTAAGAACTTGTTTAAATGGTTCTTTAGTACAAGATAAAGATAGTATTACAGATCAATTATCAGATTTAAAGTACGTAACCAACAATAAACCAACTCAAAGTGAGTTAGATGATTTGTTATTTGCTTCTAAATTGTGTAAAAACACAAAATCTAACACCATAATACTTGTTAAAAACAAACAATTATTAGCTGGAGGAACAGGACAAACTAGTAGAGTTGATGCATTAAACCAAGCTATTGAAAAAGCAAATTCTTTTAAATTTGATTTAAATGGATGTGTAATGGCAAGTGATGCGTTTTTCCCTTTTCCAGATTGTGTAGAAATTGCAGATAATGCAGGTATAAAAAGTGTTATTCAACCTGGTGGATCTATTAAAGATCAACTAAGTATAGACTATTGTAATGAACACAATATATCTATGGTAATGACAGGAACAAGACATTTTAAACATTAA
- a CDS encoding rod shape-determining protein: protein MGFFDFMTEDIAIDLGTANTLIIHNGKVVIDSPSIVARNRITGEIIAIGKEANLMQGKTHENIKTIRPLKDGVIADFEASEQMIKEFVKQIPSIKKRLFPPALRMVICIPSGITEVEKRAVRDSAKHMNAKEIYLIYEPMAAAIGVGIDIMEPKGNMIIDIGGGTTEIAVIALGGIVCDQSVKVAGDLFTNDIMYYMRTQHNLHVGESTAEKIKITIGAATEDLETPPDEMLVQGRDLLSGKPKQVQVSYREIAKALDKSILRIEDAVMETLSKTPPELAADIYNTGIYLAGGGSMLRGLDKRLSRKTDLPVYVAEDPLRAVVRGTGIALKELKKYKNVLMK, encoded by the coding sequence ATGGGTTTTTTCGATTTTATGACGGAAGATATTGCGATAGATTTAGGTACCGCAAATACTTTAATAATTCACAACGGTAAAGTGGTTATTGATAGTCCTTCTATTGTTGCCAGGAACAGAATTACTGGAGAAATCATTGCAATTGGTAAAGAAGCCAATTTAATGCAAGGAAAAACCCATGAAAATATTAAAACAATTCGTCCGTTAAAAGACGGAGTTATTGCAGATTTTGAGGCATCTGAACAGATGATTAAAGAATTTGTAAAGCAGATTCCTTCTATTAAGAAGCGTTTATTTCCACCAGCATTAAGAATGGTTATTTGTATTCCTTCTGGAATTACAGAAGTAGAAAAACGAGCTGTTCGTGATTCTGCAAAACACATGAATGCTAAAGAAATCTATTTAATTTATGAGCCTATGGCTGCTGCAATTGGTGTTGGTATAGACATTATGGAGCCAAAAGGAAACATGATTATTGATATTGGTGGTGGTACAACAGAAATTGCTGTAATTGCATTAGGTGGTATTGTTTGTGATCAATCTGTAAAAGTTGCAGGAGATCTTTTTACAAATGATATTATGTACTATATGCGTACACAACACAATTTACATGTTGGAGAATCTACTGCAGAAAAAATAAAAATCACCATTGGTGCAGCAACAGAAGATTTAGAAACTCCACCAGACGAAATGTTGGTTCAGGGTAGAGATTTACTGAGCGGAAAACCAAAACAAGTACAAGTTTCTTATAGAGAAATTGCAAAAGCATTAGACAAGTCTATCTTAAGAATTGAAGATGCTGTAATGGAAACTTTATCTAAAACTCCGCCAGAATTGGCTGCTGATATTTATAATACAGGTATTTACTTAGCAGGAGGTGGCTCTATGTTAAGAGGTTTAGACAAACGTTTATCTAGAAAAACAGATTTACCTGTTTATGTTGCAGAAGATCCTTTAAGAGCAGTTGTTCGTGGAACAGGAATTGCGTTAAAAGAATTAAAAAAATACAAAAATGTATTAATGAAATAG
- the mreC gene encoding rod shape-determining protein MreC — protein MQQIIYFFQKFKYFLFFILLELIALTFTFNNLSFHKSKFINSANSVTGGFLTTLSNSTEYLGLKSENKLLSEENTRLKNLLEQNKSVIFNIDSTIIDSTKYHQNYTFTNAKIIKNNYSKPFNFITINKGKNQNIDKEMAVINSKGIIGITENSSNNYTRVQSILNKNSGINARLKGNSFYYGTLKWNSVDYNIVQLHDIPRQAPLKIGDTIETGGKSTIFPEGIPIGTISKINKGNTANNQVDVKLFNDMSNLGYVYIIKNLDKEELQFLENTSNE, from the coding sequence ATGCAGCAGATTATCTATTTTTTTCAGAAGTTTAAGTATTTTCTGTTTTTTATATTGTTAGAGTTAATAGCGCTAACTTTTACTTTTAACAACCTAAGTTTTCATAAAAGCAAGTTTATAAACTCTGCGAATAGTGTTACAGGTGGTTTTCTTACAACCCTTTCTAATTCTACAGAATATTTAGGATTAAAGTCTGAAAATAAATTATTATCAGAAGAAAACACACGTCTAAAAAATCTTTTAGAGCAAAATAAATCTGTAATTTTTAATATTGACTCTACGATAATAGATTCAACAAAATACCATCAAAATTACACTTTTACAAATGCTAAAATTATCAAAAATAACTACTCTAAACCATTTAATTTTATAACTATAAATAAAGGTAAAAACCAAAATATAGATAAAGAAATGGCTGTAATTAATAGCAAAGGAATTATTGGAATTACAGAAAACTCATCAAACAATTATACGAGAGTTCAATCTATTTTAAATAAGAATAGTGGTATTAATGCACGTCTTAAAGGAAACTCATTTTATTACGGAACATTAAAATGGAACAGTGTAGATTATAATATTGTTCAGTTACACGATATACCTAGACAAGCTCCATTAAAAATTGGAGATACCATTGAAACAGGAGGAAAATCTACTATTTTTCCGGAAGGAATACCTATTGGAACGATCTCTAAAATAAACAAAGGAAACACTGCTAATAACCAAGTAGATGTTAAGCTTTTTAATGATATGAGTAACCTTGGTTATGTGTATATTATTAAGAATTTAGATAAAGAAGAACTACAATTTCTAGAAAACACAAGCAATGAATAA
- the mreD gene encoding rod shape-determining protein MreD, protein MNKSINQILSFLFLLFLQVLVLNNINFLGHINPYLYISFVILYPLNEKRYSFLFISFLLGLFVDFFSDSGGIHAFATLFIAYIRLFFVNVYFRKIPADYPFFSLKSESFGKVFNYVVTLTVIHHLIYFSFANFSLDNLSMVFLNTLYSSVFTLILFFLGTYIFTKSE, encoded by the coding sequence ATGAATAAAAGTATAAATCAAATTTTATCTTTTTTATTCTTGTTATTCCTACAAGTATTAGTACTAAATAACATCAATTTTTTAGGGCATATAAATCCATATCTTTATATAAGCTTTGTAATTTTATACCCATTAAATGAAAAAAGATATTCTTTTCTTTTTATCAGTTTTCTTTTAGGCTTATTTGTTGATTTCTTTTCAGATTCTGGAGGTATACACGCCTTTGCAACTTTATTTATTGCTTATATTAGGTTGTTTTTTGTGAATGTTTATTTTAGAAAAATACCTGCAGATTACCCTTTCTTCAGCTTAAAATCTGAATCTTTTGGTAAAGTTTTTAACTATGTAGTAACTTTAACAGTAATTCATCACCTTATTTATTTTTCTTTTGCTAATTTTAGTCTCGATAATTTATCTATGGTTTTTTTAAACACATTATATTCTAGTGTTTTTACATTGATTTTATTTTTTCTGGGAACTTATATTTTTACTAAAAGCGAATAA
- the mrdA gene encoding penicillin-binding protein 2 — protein sequence MQRSFLLYILITLIGILFIGRLFQLQVIRGASYDPIHNSAVKIEYDYPERGYVYDRNGKLLVANQLSYDVMVQPNQVKPLDTIEFCNLLKIDKEDFLKRLKKADNYAPYLPSVFLKQLAKEDFAFLQEKLHKYSGFFIQKRIIRKYPINAAANVLGYIGEVNETLAKENAYYQPGELIGKDGIERQYEDYLRGTKGKKYLQRNNLNKVTGSYLDGSYDTIPENGKDLTLTLDIELQLYAQKLMSGKRGGIVAIEPSTGEILALVTAPSYDPNMLVGRKRSKNSTILFNDTISKPSYDRGLLATYAPGSPFKMMNALIGLQEGVITEDTGFSCHHGFRYGSRAGAFMGCHCGITGRPVQLKSAIARSCNTFFSQTYKKIIEKNNKPSEGLDTWHNHIASFGLGNYLGYDLPAGSPGLIPTGKYYDDIYKYSWNGSTTISNAIGQGEVLTTPIQLANFTAVIANRGYFYTPHVLKEVNKTPIKDSTYTIAKKTTIDKKYFSPVVEAMHEVFKTGTGRFNQVEGIEICGKTGTAENFARIDGQKIQLPDHSILVAFAPKDNPKIAIAIFVENGGFGSTIAAPITSLLIEKYINGSISKENKYREQRMLDLNLKDIYAKLNQKPQ from the coding sequence ATGCAAAGAAGTTTTTTACTCTATATTTTAATAACACTTATCGGAATCCTTTTTATTGGAAGACTGTTTCAATTACAAGTAATTAGAGGTGCCAGTTATGATCCTATTCATAATTCTGCCGTAAAAATAGAATACGATTATCCAGAAAGAGGTTACGTATACGATAGAAACGGAAAACTTTTAGTAGCAAACCAACTTTCTTACGATGTTATGGTGCAACCAAACCAGGTAAAACCATTAGACACTATAGAATTTTGTAATCTATTAAAAATTGATAAAGAAGATTTCTTAAAAAGATTAAAAAAAGCTGATAATTACGCACCTTATTTACCTTCGGTATTTTTAAAACAATTGGCAAAAGAAGATTTTGCTTTTCTTCAAGAAAAATTACATAAATACAGCGGTTTTTTCATTCAAAAAAGAATCATTAGAAAATATCCAATAAATGCTGCAGCAAATGTACTTGGCTATATTGGAGAAGTAAATGAAACTTTGGCAAAAGAGAATGCCTACTATCAACCAGGAGAGTTAATTGGAAAAGATGGAATTGAAAGACAGTATGAAGACTACTTAAGAGGAACAAAAGGAAAAAAATACTTACAAAGAAACAACTTAAATAAAGTTACAGGATCTTATTTAGACGGTTCATACGACACCATTCCAGAAAACGGAAAAGACTTAACATTAACCTTAGATATTGAGCTACAACTTTATGCTCAAAAACTAATGTCGGGTAAAAGAGGCGGAATTGTAGCAATAGAACCATCTACTGGAGAAATCTTAGCATTAGTTACTGCTCCTTCTTACGACCCTAACATGTTAGTTGGTAGAAAACGATCTAAAAACTCTACAATACTATTTAACGATACTATAAGTAAACCTTCTTATGACAGAGGTTTATTGGCTACCTATGCACCTGGTTCTCCTTTTAAAATGATGAATGCTTTAATTGGTCTTCAAGAAGGTGTAATTACAGAAGATACAGGTTTTAGTTGTCATCATGGTTTTAGATACGGTAGCAGAGCAGGTGCTTTTATGGGGTGCCATTGTGGAATTACAGGAAGGCCAGTACAACTAAAATCTGCCATTGCTAGATCTTGCAACACTTTCTTTTCTCAAACCTATAAAAAAATTATAGAAAAAAACAATAAACCCTCAGAAGGTTTAGACACTTGGCATAATCATATTGCTAGTTTTGGTTTGGGTAATTATTTAGGGTATGATTTACCTGCCGGAAGTCCCGGATTAATTCCTACCGGAAAATATTATGATGATATTTATAAATATTCTTGGAACGGTTCTACCACAATATCTAACGCAATTGGTCAAGGAGAAGTTTTAACAACACCAATTCAACTAGCTAATTTTACAGCAGTAATTGCCAACAGAGGATATTTTTATACACCACACGTATTAAAAGAAGTGAATAAAACTCCTATAAAAGATTCTACATATACAATTGCAAAAAAAACAACTATAGATAAAAAGTATTTTTCTCCAGTTGTTGAAGCTATGCACGAAGTATTCAAAACAGGAACTGGGAGATTTAACCAAGTAGAAGGTATTGAAATTTGTGGAAAAACCGGAACCGCAGAAAACTTTGCGAGAATAGACGGTCAAAAAATTCAACTCCCAGATCATTCAATTCTAGTAGCCTTTGCACCTAAAGACAACCCTAAAATTGCTATAGCTATTTTTGTAGAAAATGGTGGATTTGGATCTACAATTGCTGCTCCAATTACCAGTTTACTTATAGAAAAATATATAAATGGTAGTATATCTAAAGAAAATAAATATAGAGAGCAACGAATGTTAGACTTAAACTTAAAAGATATTTACGCTAAATTAAATCAAAAACCTCAATAA
- the rodA gene encoding rod shape-determining protein RodA, with the protein MRQERNNIFAEIDWLLVFLFAILVGFGWMNIYAASKTEDTTQILDFSTNYGKQILWIILSVPLIVIILFFNSKFYEKYSSIFYIISLIVLILLFPFGKEINGAKSWFSFGGISLQPSEFVKAFTALAVSKLLSDRQYNLGLVKNQIKAFIIIFTPAVLITLQPDAGSALIYLAFFFVLNREGLTLNYIILGTLAIVIFISTIFFGYTSVLFTLLLLITIGVGYAIYRGGKRFFRFNWYKVLALYIVATLFVFGTNLTYNNIFKQHHRDRFEVLLGLKTDKKNIGYNSHQSELTISSGGWTGKGFLKGDITKGDFVPEQHTDYIFSTIGEEWGFLGSSMVIILFMLMMYRIIYLAETHANKFGRIYGYSVASILFFHVIVNIGMVIGLLPTVGIPLPFFSYGGSSLWGFTILLFIFIRLDAHKHYDW; encoded by the coding sequence TTGCGCCAAGAACGAAATAACATTTTTGCTGAGATCGATTGGCTTTTAGTTTTCTTATTTGCAATTCTTGTTGGTTTTGGATGGATGAATATATATGCTGCATCTAAAACAGAAGATACTACACAAATATTAGATTTCTCTACTAATTATGGTAAACAAATTCTTTGGATTATTTTAAGTGTACCATTAATTGTAATCATTCTTTTTTTTAATTCAAAATTTTACGAGAAATACTCCAGTATATTCTACATAATTTCATTGATTGTCTTAATTCTTTTATTTCCATTTGGTAAAGAAATAAATGGTGCAAAATCTTGGTTTAGTTTTGGAGGCATTAGTTTACAGCCGTCAGAGTTTGTAAAAGCATTTACTGCATTAGCTGTTTCTAAGCTTTTAAGTGATAGACAATACAATTTAGGCTTAGTTAAAAACCAGATAAAGGCTTTTATAATTATTTTTACACCTGCTGTATTAATTACATTACAACCAGATGCAGGTTCTGCTTTAATTTACTTAGCTTTTTTCTTTGTTCTAAACAGAGAGGGATTAACCCTAAATTATATTATATTAGGTACTTTGGCCATCGTTATTTTTATTTCAACTATTTTCTTCGGATATACTTCCGTTTTATTTACCCTATTATTATTAATTACAATAGGTGTTGGATACGCTATTTATAGAGGAGGTAAAAGATTTTTTCGTTTTAATTGGTATAAAGTATTAGCACTTTATATAGTTGCCACACTCTTTGTATTTGGAACAAACCTAACTTATAATAACATTTTTAAACAACACCATAGAGATCGTTTTGAAGTATTATTAGGTCTAAAAACTGATAAAAAAAATATTGGATACAACTCACACCAGTCAGAATTAACAATTAGTTCAGGCGGTTGGACAGGGAAAGGTTTTTTAAAGGGAGATATTACTAAAGGAGATTTTGTACCAGAACAACACACCGATTATATTTTTAGCACTATTGGTGAAGAATGGGGATTCTTAGGAAGTAGCATGGTTATTATTCTTTTTATGTTGATGATGTATAGAATCATTTATCTGGCAGAAACACACGCTAATAAATTTGGACGAATATATGGCTACAGTGTCGCTTCTATTCTCTTTTTTCATGTTATTGTAAATATAGGAATGGTTATAGGATTACTACCAACTGTTGGTATACCTCTACCCTTTTTTAGCTACGGAGGTTCATCTCTTTGGGGATTTACAATCTTACTCTTTATCTTTATTAGATTAGATGCTCATAAACACTACGACTGGTAG